The nucleotide window TGGGGTTATTCATGGGATACTATCAAAATCTCTAGccaaaaataaaatacttataataataataataataataattattattattattagtattagtaTTATTATAAATCATGTTAGTTCTTGATTCACGAAACACTAATAACTGATGAGATTTTGAAATTATTACGTGGTAATTTCTTTTCCTTTGTTTGTCAGGAAATATTGCAAGATATTCAAAATCGCATCAATGTTTTTCATATTGCTTTGAAAATCTCCCTTAAACATGTCTGAAATGGCCTGTTTTCTCAAGCTATTAATAACACTCAATTGAAATCTGCAATTATTTAGAATGATTAATATTCAAAAGCCCATTTCAAAATGCATGTTACATCTAGCTCGTTAGTTTAGTTGGTTAGTGCAAGCCCTTATTATAGGAGAGAACATGGTCCAGGTCCTGTCGACGTTTCATGGTAATctcttgtttttttctttttttcttttttctttttttttttctgttccgCTTTACGATAGGTTTTCCTTTGGTCTTTTTTCGGAGGACGACCTGAAGCTTTGTAATTTTTGTCCAGAATGAATATATCTCATAATttctgggggaaaaaaaaaagtttgtcaCAGAAATATTGCAAGATATTCAAAATCACAGCAACATTTGTCATAGTTCTTTGaaaaaaaatctcttaaacaTGTTTGAGATGGCCTATTTTCTCAAGCTATTAATAACATTCAATTGAAATCTGcaaatatttaaaatgattaatatTCAAAAGTCCATTTCGAAATGCATTTTACATCTACCTCATTAGTTTAGCTGGTTAGTGCAAGCCTTTATTATTGGAAAGAATGTGGTCCAAGTCCTGTTGATGTTATGTGGTAATCTATTTTCCTTAGTTTCTCATCATAAATATTGCAAGATATTTAAAATCGCAACAATATTTGTCATAGTGCTTTGAAAAACTCCCTTAAACATGTCTGATATTGCCTTGTTTTTTCTGAAGATATTAATAACACTCAATTGGAATCTGCAAGTATTTAAATTAAATGATTAATATTCAAAAGTTCATTTCAAAATGCATGTTACATCTTGCTCGTTAGTTTAACTGGTTAGTGCAAGCCCTTATTATAGGAGAGAACAGGGTCGAGGTCTTATAGATGTTACATGGTAATCTCTTTTCCTTAGTTTGTCACAAAAATATTGCAAGAGATATTCAAAATCACAACAATATTTGCCATAGTGCTTTGAAAAACTCCCTTAAACATGTCTGAGAAGGCCTATTTTGTAAGCTATTAATAATACTCGATTGAAACATGCAagtatttaaaatgattaatatTTAAAAGTCCATTTCAAAATACATCTTACATCTAGCTCGTTAGTTTAGCTGATTAGTGCAAGCCCTTATTATAGGAGAGAACATGGTCTAGGTCTCGTTGATGTTACATGGTAATCTCTTTTCCTTAGTTTGTCACAGAAATATTGCAAGATATTCAAAATCGTAGCAATATTTGTTATAGTGCTTTGAAAAACTCCGTTAAACATGTTTGAGATTGCCTATTTTCTCAAGCTATTAATAATACTCGATTGGAATTTGCAAGTACTTAAAATGATTAACATTCAAAAGTTCATTTCAAACTGCAGGTTACGCATCTTGCTCATTAGTTCAGCTGGTTAGTGCAAGCCCTTGAGAACATGGTCCGGGTCCTGTTGATGTTACGCGGTAATCTCTTTTCCTTAGTTTGTCACAGAAATAGTACAAGATATTTAAAATCGTAGCAATATTTTGTCATGGTGCTTTGAAAAACTCCCTTACACATGTTTGAGATGGCCTATTTTCTCAAGGTATTAATAACACTCGATTGAAATCTCCAATTAATCAAAAGTCCATTTCGAAATGCATGTTACATCTAACTCGCTAGTTTAGTTGGTTAATTACTGCAAGCCCTTGTTATAGGCGAGAACATGGTCAGGTCCTGTCAATGTACTTGTTCAattataattcaaaaaaaaaaaaaaacattctgtTAGAGAACTTTTTTTCTGATTGTTACTGTGAGAGAAAAGTCTTGTACTAAGTCGACGATGTTGTGTATACGATTCTAAAACGTCACTGAAAGTGAGTTTTAAGTGGTCCGCGAAGCAAAGTGAAGGCACTTCTCAATATACGCGCATGTGCACATACACATGCGCACATTCGTGTTAAAGTTCCTAGTAATGATTGCCGCAAAGCCCAGGATATGCATATGCGGACTCTTCATGCACCCGCAGTGGACACACTTTCATTTTTAGTTACAATCATAAGAAAAAGAAGCCAAGTTTCCTATTCATTCTGAATATGGAACTTCACTGTTTGGAACTTAGTGGTAGATGTGAGGCCATGGTTGGTCTACCCAAGCAATTGACctgattggccccatcatggtgaTGGACCATTCTCAAAATATCCTTTCAATTGGCAAAATCTTAACCTTTTGTTGTACTCACAGGCAAATACATGGTTAAAAGGAAATTCATGAACAACGGAGGAAAGACTAAAAGATTTGAAGGCTAGGGTTTTTTAATTTGGGAGATTTTGCAGGATGGTCCATCAACGGTGGAGGCCATCAGATCAAGGGATTGGATAGACCAAGGCTCCAGATCTACATACTAAGTTAAATACAAGGAACTCGGCCTCTGAAGagaataacaaaagaaaaatccCATGCTGGTGAGGAGACCTTTGAGACCAGTGGAATGCAACAGATGGATCacctaaaataatcaatcataggCCCACTTGTGATAACTAAAATCTGAGTGTATCGTGAAAAGCCTTAGGTCGAAGATCCTATAATTTAtcataataaataaaatcaaggtAGTGGAAATGGTCTCCTTGACCACTACTATAGACTAGGTCCCTTATGGGGTGGTGACTATCTGGCATATATAGTTCTCTGAGGCTACCCAACTGACGATGCCCTTGTATGAGATGGCCCGATTTCATATGCTACCATAACTATATATCATTCTTATACTAAGCCATTTTTTCTAAGGGTATCAGGGCCACTGGCTCAAGGAACCTGACCTTTGGGAAAACCCAGGAAAGAATATATCCCGAGCCATACCCTATCAGAACTGGTACACTACCCAGCTCGACTACCAAGCTGGACAATCATAGGATAAATGTCCAATCAGGGTTAGGTGCATTCTGGCTCCTATCAAGTGGTTCACATTGGGATATGCAGATTCGGTAGCGACACCGCCAGTACCAACCACCTTGGTACTGGTTGGTGCTAGAAAAGCTTCGTGGGCTCTATCCACCTcggatgagccaaaaaattaaccatactcaaatctcaggtggaccacacctaggaAACAATGGCTATTGaaagccaccattaaaaacttcacgacggccacaaaagttttggacaatgtctgtatgacctaatcaacaggttggatgtcaaataatcatcatagtgggctctaggaagtttaTAATCGTgggtggtcaatcaccactgttggtgtggtgtggtccacaaatggatctgcttcatttttgggctcattaatctgatattttttgttttccctttactTGGAGCTGTTTGACCTGGATGGTAAATGAtcattataatgggccccacgaagtttttaatgatgggcattctaTCACTcatatttcctttggtgtgatccacctgatattaggatctgtttaattttggggcttatgccctaatatgagggtgcaaaatggatggacaaagtgggtAAGAACATACATTATCGTGGGCCCAACGGAGCCTTTCCAGCACTGAGCAATACCGATGTGGGTACTGGCAGTAGACATTGGTTGCTGGGGCTGCTCAGTCAAGCAACAAAGAAAAGCAGAATTGAGGTACCGATAAAGGAGGCCAAGAAATCAGCTATGGCTTGACCTTTAGTAGCTTTGGGAGGAGTATAGACAATATGGTATAAGCGGCTAAACCGcagctcagctcagctcagctcaTATACTTCAGTTACCGAATCTGAGTCCTCATTATCTCTAGGCAGAACTATAACTTGGGCCCCACTCAGAAATTTTCATCTTAATAAAGCATGAAGAATAAAGGCTAGATCAGTGCTTAAAAGAAATTATAGAAATGATCAAATGCCAGTTCTTTCACCTAAAGTGGACCCCAACCTCTTGGCTCATTATAAACATGCCCTGGTTGCAAAGCATGAACAAATCGCCCAGGTTAATCGCTGTTCGCTAGCGCTATGATAATCGCATTGGCCTATCCGGAACCCAGAGCAATGTTTAAATCAATAATATAACCGACCAAATCCGGCGATCGCATAATTGCGGTAGAGAATGTAAATCAATAACAAAAACATACCAAATTTGGCGGTCGCAGAACGACAACAAAGAATGGAAAACTACACAGATACCTTATGAAAATGGGAGATCTATGTCGGGCCAAATAAGCTCACTTATGATCAACAAAGACCATTGGATAGGAAGAATCTGTGACTTGAACATGATAAAAAATTTGTGAATTGTACATGAACCAAGAATCACTACAACAAggcaagccaaaaaaaaaaaaaaacctaactaaaactaaaactcttCTAACATTTCAATTTTCAAGTCCTTTACTTAATGGCTATCATCAACTGATCACAGGGATATTTGGACCACCTGTATATTGAAGAATCTAGTCAGTTCATCAAATCAGATAGTGCACTCATCTCTTTGACTGAGTCAATCTTATGGATTTGAGATGAGATGGATCTTTGCAAGACTTTGATTGTACACCATCTGATTTGATAGACAGATTAGACCAAGGGATAACTCCTTCCACTGGTGTACTACACCAAATCCTCGCCTAAATTGGTACCcttaaaaatattttgaatttagGTGGAAGAATAAAAGATTAGGAGTACCCCAAATTGTAGCTGTGTGTGTGCCATATTGTATGTGGCCCGAAGTAATTTGGTCACATCAACGGTTCGTCGGTTTCAACTAAGAACGGTCGATCAATGGTGTGAAATTTCCCATCGTTTGGACAACTGGCGGGCTCCACCAGGACCTACAAATGGAAGGCTTCAAAATTGGGAGTGATGGCCATTGACTAGATATGATAAGACTGTCAGACCTTTGTGAAATTTGTACCATCGTCCATTCGATAGTGTTGCCCACTAGATTAACGGTTGGAATGACAGTGGGTCCACTCATTGAACAGTAACAAGTAACAACGGCCAGTGGACCACAGTTCTGAGTAGCCTCAAGGACTACCGAAACACCCATCCTAGGTTATCTAATTGAGGGGGAGGGGGGGACAATCCCAACTGTGGCTAGCTGTTCATGttactattttttctttcatgcaaGGGCTCCGAGAAAGGTGAGCTGACAAGTGTCGGTGGCCACGAAGTAGGGTCCACCCGATCACCGTTGATTGAACGTTCATCTGACAATCATCTATTTTTGGAACATTTCTTTTCCTTCTCCCACTCAGTAGAAAGCGGAGAGAGGCCATTGCATTCAccccgcaaaaaaaaaaaaaaaaaaggagaggtcTGTatttttcatctctctctctctctctctctctctctctctctctctctctctctctctctctctctctctcttctattttGCTACTGGAATTCGCTAAAAAGCGCCGTGGGTGGAGTGTGCAGGTTAAAGAGGAAAATGCAAAGGAAGGAAATGGCGGAGGAGAGGAAGGGATTGCCACCAAGGAGCCCAAGAGTGCTGCCCACAACCGGATATCTGACCCACAACCGGAAGCAGCACCTTCCCGTCACATGGCTTGGAGTAGATGGATCCAGGTCAGCACCGGTGAACGTGTCCCACCGTATATCTGCCGGTGGTTCAGGGTCATTGATGGGAAAGCCTGTCAACAAAGTGCTTGTCGACGAGTTGAAGATAGGTGGCGGCAGCTTCATTGCTTCTAAAGAGGTTCAGCCCAGTCCGGCTGTGGGTAAGAATCCGGCGACAGAGAATCCGACGACCCCAATGACATCAACATCCTCGGAACCTAAGAGTGTTTCTGATGAGAAAGGAGAGGTGATTGGGAGTTCCTCAAAGAATAATGTTGGAGTTGGGAGCCCATCCAAAAAGGGACCCAAAATGGACTCTCACGAGGACTCCAAGAGGCtgaaacggtgggccccacattgttttttttttttttccttgcattTTTTCTAAGTATGGCCAACAATAACTATATGGGCATTGCGATCGCCATAGATATTAGTACTTCCAAAATGTTTTAATAGTATCTCGAAAGCAGGTGTGGTGAtcagacggtttggattatcctaTCATTGCCATGTTAAATAAACGCAGTGgaccttttgtgtgtgtgtgtgtggggggggggggggggcggcggCGGAGGAGCAGTTTCATCAATGATGAGCATATAAGGCTATAGTGTGTTACTCATCTAAGAAGTGACTGTTACTCATCTAAGAAGTGACCCTTTGATCGGATGGTTTTAATCGACTCTAGAACCAATTTAAGTGTGATCCCTTATTCAACGGTCCTAATCAATCTTTAGCTCTTCTAGTTGTGTAGAAAGTGGTCTTACATTGATATCTAGGGTTTGTACGCAACTAGCTAGTGTTATTCTCTATATGAAGGGGGCTTAGGattatcaaagaagaagaagagagggagaaactTATGTAAAAACCTTGTCCGACTGATTGGCCTTCTGTTCCTTACCAGAGCGGAGCTTGTCCTAGACGGGACAGGGTTAGGAACCGTTAGGGAAAGAAAACCAGTCTTTTCTAAGTAAGAGAGTGTGGTTACGATAGGCAGGCTCCGTTCCCCTTTTTTGTAGTAATGGGCCTACCCAAAATGTGATTTGCGTGTATAGTCACCTCTAAGTTGGAATAAATTTATCAgttttgaaagaagaagaagaagaagaagaagaagagagggagagagatttaaATCACTATTATTTATTTTGCAGTATTCAAGCAAATCGGCTATCTGCGCAAAGATCGCGCATTAAAAAGATGCAATACATCTCCGAGCTCGAACAAAAGGTGGATGCATTGCAGGTAGGCCAATGAGATACTCTTGTGGTTGATTTCTTCGACATCATTGTCTTAAGAAAAGAATTATATTCTAATGTTGGATTTTTCATTCCTTGTCATTTGAATTTGAAGGTGAGAATCGGACTTCTCTCTCCTCAAGTAGGTTACTTCGACAATCAACGGCTGGCATTGAATGTGGAGAACAATGCTATGAGGCGGAGAATAAGCTCTCTCATGCATGAGAAGGTGTTCAAGGATGGTAAGAAGCTTGCAATGCtatcatgcatgattttcttcttcttctctcctttatttcattttttatttttatggcatgcaatgTAATTTATGAGATTTTCAAAGCCCAATTCCATGTGCTGCAACGAGACGGAGAGAGGCTCAGAGAGCTCTATCTTCTCcaacagcaacagcaacaacaagagcagcaacaacaacaagagcAGGAGCAACAAGAAGAACCGATGATGGGATTCCCAGCAACAGAACAAACCCAAAGCTTTAATATGAGAACTGACCCCTTAAGCTTCATCTATGATTAGTTCCATAACAACTAAAGGGtgtttgatctctctctctctctctctctctctctctctctctctctctctctctctctctctctctctctctctctctctctctctctctctctcgtatttgCATGAAACTTCAAAGAGAGAAATTGTAAGCTTTCCTTAAGAGCTCTCCTTCTTTCTAGCAAAGGAGGGAGGCCTTTCTTTCTGTGCATGATAAAATGGTAATGAATTGGCTTTCCTAGGGTTTGAATGATGGGCTAGCTTAAAGTAATAGTTCACCATCATTTGAAGTTCTCATGTCTCATGAGAGATGCATGTCTATCATGAGCCCTCAAATCTTCAGCCCACCTTGGGTAACGATTTTAATAATTTGATTTCAGTCCATGATTTTGATCCATGAGTATTTCTCTTTGAACCATTTGTTCCAGTGCAATGAATCTGATGCTAGAATCATTTAATCAGTGCTCCCTTTGCAGTAGGCCCTgatatttggacggtctggatcgtcgTGCATGTATTCCACGTGGACGGTAACGAGACGCCACAAGTGAAAATGTATTGTTAACTATCggatgtggattgggtactacccggcCTCTCCGGAGCTCCGCAAAGGCAGGGGCTACTgacgggccaccgtgatgtatggattttatccacaccgtccatccatttttccctatcATGTTAGGCTAAAAAACCAAAAATGAGCAATATCTAAGGCTTGAGTAGACgacacagtgggaattgaatggccACCTTTAAAAACTTGTTCCGaaccgcagaagttttggatcaagctcatatttgtatcttccattcatccaaatatatctgaccttatcaacatgttcgatggcaaataaaaatcaccgttgatcccatgaaggtttcaacggtgggtgccatTATCATTGCTTCTtcgagtggtgtggtccatttgagatttgaactgcctcattttttgtattatttctttaaatgatatggaaaaatatatggacggtatggataaaatatatacatcacggtgggcccttaaGAGCGCCTGCTTGTGCGGAGCTCGCGATTGCCTTATGATTATTCTGAAGTCAAGGTCGAATTACGGCCTGTCCATGTATTTTGGACGAAAATCCCGCCTTTTGAGGGTGTAAGTATCCAATGGGCAACTGAAACTACCATACATGTAAGGATCACTCCAATTACTATCATGCCTTTCAGGGTTTGTTACGATGAACTGTCTATTCACTCCAGAACACCTTTTATAGATTACCAGACAAAATCAAACTGatgagatgatccaatccatcttcgATTTGGCTTTATTTTCTGTAGTCATTTCCTTTCCAGgccatccatgggattgttatgaCTTCCTAACAAAGGTGATTCTTTAAAATCCTAAGCAATCTATATAGGCCTGATTGTGCCTATTTTGTGTAAATAAtattgaccatccatattaaaacCTATCAATCAAATGActaatatttttcatatttggttttGTGTTTTCATTGTGGAAATGTGTGTTGCATATaacgaatggtctggatcaatgtaTTGGTAGACTGTCCATGTGTTCCAACGCAACTAGGAGCTCTATAACTTATATTGATTTGAGAGCATTGGAGTATTTCTCCTTAATTTATTACATTCCTCATATATTCATTCACATTTTACTGCATAATGCATTGAGGAAAGAAAATTACGGGGAGAAGCTTTTGAGGGGTGAAATTATCAAAATgtcattgtttatttatttttactttttctttgaaGGGTAGTGAACAATTATGGTTCCAATGTGGAACATGTAAACATGTAAAACATCCAACCGGTCTAACATATAACCTATCATAGTGATAACAAAACCCTAATATCTATGGGTTGAATCTTCAGATGGTTTATacatgaatttggatgtttttgagTGGTTTATATTATTGTTTTTTTGGTTTGGGCCGCTTATGATTAATTAACCAGCTTTTTGTTCACCTGATAATCATCGTGGGGTGCACcggttgaatgggttggatgtcagatgcatgccacatggaccccaccacaattcTCAGTTCACCATATTCTAAAAGATAAAAGTAAACAATAGCATTTTGGTAATTTTTCTTAGTGAAAAAGCGCCGACCCTAAATTGTGGTTCCTCATGGGCATTATTTTGTAAAATCTGAATTCaaaggaataataataataataataatacaggtTGAGTTCCTTTGTCAAAAAAAGTGAACTTTCTGTTCATACTGTATACATACAGGTGAGAGCTATGGTggatttatccaagccattgttCTA belongs to Magnolia sinica isolate HGM2019 chromosome 8, MsV1, whole genome shotgun sequence and includes:
- the LOC131254300 gene encoding basic leucine zipper 19-like, with protein sequence MAEERKGLPPRSPRVLPTTGYLTHNRKQHLPVTWLGVDGSRSAPVNVSHRISAGGSGSLMGKPVNKVLVDELKIGGGSFIASKEVQPSPAVGKNPATENPTTPMTSTSSEPKSVSDEKGEVIGSSSKNNVGVGSPSKKGPKMDSHEDSKRLKRIQANRLSAQRSRIKKMQYISELEQKVDALQVRIGLLSPQVGYFDNQRLALNVENNAMRRRISSLMHEKVFKDAQFHVLQRDGERLRELYLLQQQQQQQEQQQQQEQEQQEEPMMGFPATEQTQSFNMRTDPLSFIYD